One window of Streptomyces sp. SUK 48 genomic DNA carries:
- the xylB gene encoding xylulokinase codes for MSAAEGPLVVGVDTSTQSTKALIVDAATGQVVASGQAPHTVTTGVGRESDPRQWWDALCEALRQCGDAAREAAAISVGGQQHGLVTLDEHGEPVRPALLWNDVRSAPQARRLVAELGGPKGWAERTGSVPGASFTASKWAWLAEHEPEAARATRAVRLPHDYLTERLTGQAVTDRGDASGTGWWASGTERYDEETLAHLGLDPALLPRVVRPGEVAGTVHGGHGLPFSQGTLVAAGTGDNAAAALGLGLLPGTPVLSLGTSGTVYAVSRHRPADPTGTVAGFADARGDWLPLACTLNCTLAVDRVATLLGLDREAVDGGGSVTLLPFLDGERTPDLPDSSGLLHGLRHDTTPGQLLQAAYDGAVHSLLGALDLVLDADADRDSPLLLIGGGARGHAWQQTVRRLSGRPVRIPAAKELVALGAAAQAAGLLTGEDPAAVARRWNTAAGPVLEPMPRDEETLARIGGVLSDAAPLLERGTEDR; via the coding sequence ATGTCAGCAGCGGAGGGTCCGCTCGTCGTCGGCGTGGACACGTCTACCCAGTCCACGAAGGCCCTGATCGTCGACGCGGCCACCGGACAGGTGGTGGCGAGCGGCCAGGCGCCGCACACCGTCACCACCGGCGTGGGCCGGGAGAGCGATCCGCGCCAGTGGTGGGACGCCCTGTGCGAGGCACTGCGCCAGTGCGGTGACGCCGCGCGCGAGGCGGCCGCGATCTCGGTCGGCGGCCAGCAGCACGGCCTGGTCACGCTGGACGAACACGGTGAGCCGGTGCGTCCGGCGCTGCTCTGGAACGACGTCCGTTCCGCGCCGCAGGCCCGCCGGCTGGTGGCGGAACTGGGCGGCCCGAAGGGCTGGGCCGAGCGCACCGGCAGCGTGCCCGGGGCGTCGTTCACGGCGAGCAAGTGGGCATGGCTCGCCGAGCACGAACCGGAGGCGGCGCGCGCGACCAGGGCCGTACGGCTCCCCCACGACTACCTCACCGAGCGCCTGACCGGGCAGGCCGTCACCGATCGTGGTGACGCCTCCGGCACCGGCTGGTGGGCGTCCGGCACGGAGCGGTACGACGAGGAGACCCTGGCGCACCTCGGGCTCGACCCGGCGCTGCTGCCCCGGGTGGTGCGCCCCGGCGAGGTGGCCGGGACCGTACACGGCGGACACGGGCTGCCGTTCTCCCAGGGCACGTTGGTGGCCGCCGGCACCGGTGACAACGCGGCGGCCGCGCTGGGTCTCGGGCTGCTGCCCGGCACCCCGGTACTGAGCCTCGGGACTTCCGGCACGGTGTACGCCGTCTCCCGGCACCGCCCGGCCGATCCCACCGGCACGGTGGCGGGCTTCGCCGACGCGCGCGGGGACTGGCTGCCGCTGGCGTGCACCCTGAACTGCACGCTCGCCGTGGATCGCGTCGCGACCCTGCTGGGTCTGGACCGCGAGGCCGTCGACGGCGGCGGATCGGTGACGCTCCTGCCGTTCCTGGACGGCGAGCGCACCCCCGACCTGCCGGACTCCTCCGGGTTGCTGCACGGGCTGCGCCACGACACGACTCCGGGCCAGCTGCTCCAGGCGGCGTACGACGGCGCGGTGCATTCGCTGCTCGGCGCGCTCGACCTGGTCCTCGACGCGGACGCGGACCGCGACAGCCCGCTGCTGTTGATCGGCGGCGGCGCGCGGGGCCACGCCTGGCAGCAGACCGTACGGCGGCTGTCCGGGCGGCCGGTCCGGATCCCCGCGGCCAAGGAGCTGGTCGCCCTGGGTGCGGCGGCCCAGGCGGCCGGGCTGCTGACCGGCGAGGATCCCGCCGCGGTGGCCCGCCGCTGGAACACCGCCGCGGGACCGGTGCTGGAGCCCATGCCCCGGGACGAGGAGACGCTGGCCCGGATCGGCGGGGTACTCTCCGACGCGGCCCCGCTGCTGGAGCGGGGCACGGAAGACCGCTGA
- a CDS encoding N-acetylmuramoyl-L-alanine amidase, with amino-acid sequence MDRERPRPSRRWFLKGAALAAVPYALLPEPQAGASGSVDYPPAEWVPASTANYTDSNRPGTYAIDRVIIHVTQETYANALAIFQNPEKQVTAHYLVRSADGHVAQCVRESDIAWHAGNWSYNTRSVGIEHEGWVDQPAYFTNALYEQSAKLTASVCDRYGIPKDREHIIGHYQVPGTDHTDPGPSWDWVRYIKLVNFA; translated from the coding sequence ATGGACCGGGAAAGACCGCGACCGAGCAGACGATGGTTCCTGAAGGGCGCGGCGCTCGCCGCCGTGCCGTACGCGCTGCTTCCCGAACCGCAGGCCGGTGCGAGCGGTTCCGTCGACTACCCGCCCGCCGAGTGGGTGCCCGCCAGCACCGCCAACTACACGGACTCCAACCGGCCCGGCACCTACGCGATCGACCGGGTCATCATCCATGTCACCCAGGAGACCTACGCCAACGCCCTGGCCATCTTCCAGAACCCGGAGAAGCAGGTGACCGCGCATTACCTGGTGCGGTCGGCGGACGGACACGTCGCCCAGTGCGTGCGCGAGAGCGACATCGCCTGGCACGCGGGCAACTGGAGCTACAACACCCGCAGTGTCGGCATCGAGCACGAGGGCTGGGTGGACCAGCCCGCCTACTTCACCAACGCCCTCTACGAGCAGTCGGCGAAGCTCACCGCGTCCGTCTGCGACAGGTACGGCATCCCCAAGGACAGGGAGCACATCATCGGCCACTACCAGGTACCGGGCACCGACCACACCGATCCCGGCCCCAGCTGGGACTGGGTCCGCTACATCAAACTCGTCAACTTCGCCTAG
- the xylA gene encoding xylose isomerase, translating into MSFQPTPEDRFTFGLWTVGWQGRDPFGDATRPALDPVETVRRLAELGAYGVTFHDDDLIPFGSSDTERESHVKRFRQALDATGMTVPMATTNLFTHPVFKDGGFTANDRDVRRYALRKTIRNIDLAAELGAGTYVAWGGREGAESGGAKDVRDALDRMKEAFDLLGEYVTAQGYDLRFAIEPKPNEPRGDILLPTVGHALAFIERLERPELYGVNPEVGHEQMAGLNFPHGIAQALWAGKLFHIDLNGQSGIKYDQDLRFGAGDLRAAFWLVDLLESAGYEGPRHFDFKPPRTEDFDGVWASAAGCMRNYLILKDRVAAFRADPEVREALRAARLDELAQPTAADGLDALLADRTAFEEFDVDAAAARGMAFEHLDQLAMDHLLGARG; encoded by the coding sequence ATGAGCTTCCAGCCCACCCCCGAGGACAGGTTCACTTTCGGTCTGTGGACCGTCGGCTGGCAGGGAAGGGACCCGTTCGGCGACGCCACCCGGCCCGCCCTCGACCCGGTCGAGACGGTGCGGCGCCTGGCCGAGCTGGGTGCCTACGGAGTGACCTTCCACGACGACGACCTGATCCCCTTCGGATCCTCCGACACCGAGCGCGAGTCGCACGTCAAGCGGTTCCGCCAGGCCCTGGACGCCACCGGCATGACGGTGCCGATGGCCACCACGAACCTCTTCACCCACCCCGTCTTCAAGGACGGCGGTTTCACCGCCAACGACCGCGACGTACGCCGGTACGCGCTGCGCAAGACGATCCGCAACATCGACCTGGCGGCCGAGCTGGGGGCCGGCACGTACGTCGCCTGGGGCGGCCGTGAGGGCGCCGAGTCCGGTGGCGCCAAGGACGTGCGCGACGCCCTCGACCGCATGAAGGAGGCGTTCGACCTCCTCGGCGAGTACGTCACCGCCCAGGGATACGACCTCCGCTTCGCCATCGAGCCCAAGCCCAACGAGCCCCGCGGCGACATCCTGCTGCCCACCGTCGGCCACGCCCTGGCCTTCATCGAGCGCCTGGAGCGCCCGGAGCTGTACGGCGTCAACCCGGAGGTCGGCCACGAGCAGATGGCCGGCCTGAACTTCCCGCACGGCATCGCGCAGGCCCTGTGGGCGGGCAAGCTCTTCCACATCGACCTCAACGGCCAGTCCGGCATCAAGTACGACCAGGACCTGCGGTTCGGCGCCGGCGACCTGCGGGCGGCGTTCTGGCTGGTCGACCTCCTGGAGAGCGCCGGTTACGAGGGCCCGCGGCACTTCGACTTCAAGCCGCCGCGGACCGAGGACTTCGACGGCGTCTGGGCCTCGGCCGCGGGCTGCATGCGCAACTACCTGATCCTCAAGGACCGCGTGGCCGCCTTCCGTGCCGACCCGGAGGTGCGGGAGGCGCTGCGTGCCGCGCGCCTGGACGAGCTGGCCCAGCCGACCGCGGCCGACGGCCTGGACGCCCTGCTCGCCGACCGCACCGCGTTCGAGGAGTTCGACGTCGATGCCGCCGCAGCGCGCGGTATGGCGTTCGAGCACCTCGACCAGCTGGCGATGGACCACCTGCTGGGCGCGCGCGGCTGA
- a CDS encoding acetamidase/formamidase family protein — protein MTDPRILTVRPEPDEYAWTFGGAAPVARVAPGTVLDLFTEDCFAGRVRSEKDLVSEVCEFPFLNPQTGPFHIEGAEPGDTVAVHFVSIEPARDWAASTTVPLFGALTSTHATASLQPPLPERVWIWELDRARRTALFRSRDSDFERELPLEPMHGTVGVAPANLEVRSALVPDAHGGNMDTPEMRAGVTCYLGVNVEGALLSLGDGHARQGEGETCGVAVECAMNTVVIVDLLKGVATPWPRLESDTHIVSTGSARPLEDAFRISQADLVRWLVSDYGFSELDAYQFATQTVESPLANVCDTNYTCVAKLRKEWLPARETYRGVHARLREAARTLRG, from the coding sequence ATGACCGACCCCCGGATCCTCACCGTGCGACCTGAGCCGGACGAGTACGCCTGGACGTTCGGCGGCGCGGCCCCCGTGGCCCGCGTCGCACCCGGCACGGTGCTCGACCTGTTCACCGAGGACTGCTTCGCCGGCCGGGTCCGCTCCGAGAAGGACCTGGTGTCCGAGGTCTGCGAGTTCCCGTTCCTCAATCCCCAGACCGGCCCCTTCCACATCGAGGGCGCGGAACCCGGCGACACGGTGGCCGTGCACTTCGTGTCGATCGAACCGGCCCGCGACTGGGCGGCGTCCACGACGGTCCCCCTCTTCGGGGCGCTCACCTCCACCCACGCCACCGCCTCGCTCCAGCCGCCGCTGCCGGAACGGGTCTGGATCTGGGAGCTGGACCGTGCCCGGCGCACCGCCCTCTTCCGGTCCCGGGACAGCGACTTCGAGAGGGAGCTGCCCCTGGAGCCGATGCACGGCACGGTCGGTGTGGCGCCGGCCAACCTGGAGGTCCGCTCGGCGCTGGTCCCGGACGCGCACGGCGGCAACATGGACACGCCCGAGATGCGCGCCGGGGTCACCTGCTACCTCGGGGTCAATGTGGAGGGCGCCCTGCTCAGCCTCGGCGACGGGCACGCCCGCCAGGGCGAGGGCGAGACCTGCGGGGTGGCGGTGGAGTGCGCGATGAACACCGTGGTGATCGTCGACCTCCTCAAGGGCGTCGCGACCCCGTGGCCCCGGCTGGAGTCGGACACGCACATCGTCTCGACCGGCTCGGCGCGCCCGCTGGAGGACGCGTTCCGGATATCGCAGGCGGACCTGGTGCGCTGGCTGGTCAGCGACTACGGGTTCAGCGAGCTGGACGCCTACCAGTTCGCCACCCAGACGGTCGAGTCACCGCTGGCGAACGTGTGCGACACGAACTACACGTGCGTGGCCAAGCTCCGCAAGGAGTGGCTGCCCGCGCGGGAGACCTACCGGGGTGTGCACGCGCGGCTCCGGGAGGCCGCACGGACGCTGCGCGGCTGA
- a CDS encoding APC family permease, translating into MRGESTGTLRRDAIGLREVLFQSITAMAPAAAVAASIPAGAAFAGGSLPLAVLVALVACLFTASCVAELARELPAAGSVATYAARGLHPAVGFLVGWGYVFVEMLVPPLLLLQLGFTVAGTLHDEWPSYPADLWWPYSLAGAAVIAVAGYLGVRASARFGTVLGAFEILVFLVFAALLIGRAGGANTLSVFGTSHTAAGHSGIGGVFAGSVYTVLAFAGFEAAAPLAEETREPRRTMHRAVLGAALGIGLFYVVTTYAMTVYFGPDRFAAFGVSGSASWEGVARASFGFLWVLLFLAVVNSTIANANANANVSTRTAFALARIRVLPGVLATLHPRHRSPVAGIAVQTVVAVAAVLGLGLRYGPQTAFLLLATVIVTVVIGVYIVVNLACAGHFIRVGGGALKPVRHLLFPVLGVAAFVPALLTAAGLPVFDFVTKLTAPVSYAGPIVGVWMAAGVVVLLILTRRYPERIAEIARVHIEEDAPSDPRQDGAVIRRPGL; encoded by the coding sequence ATGCGCGGGGAGAGCACCGGGACTTTGCGGCGCGACGCCATCGGGTTGCGCGAGGTCCTGTTCCAGAGCATCACGGCGATGGCGCCGGCCGCCGCGGTGGCCGCGTCCATCCCGGCCGGCGCGGCCTTCGCGGGCGGCAGCCTGCCGCTGGCCGTGCTGGTCGCCCTGGTGGCCTGCCTGTTCACCGCGTCCTGCGTCGCCGAGCTGGCACGGGAGCTGCCCGCCGCCGGCTCGGTCGCCACCTACGCGGCGCGGGGACTGCATCCGGCCGTCGGCTTCCTCGTCGGCTGGGGCTACGTCTTCGTGGAGATGCTGGTCCCCCCGCTGCTGCTCCTGCAACTGGGCTTCACGGTGGCGGGAACACTGCACGACGAGTGGCCCTCGTACCCGGCGGATCTGTGGTGGCCGTACTCCCTGGCGGGCGCCGCCGTGATCGCCGTCGCGGGATACCTGGGCGTGCGCGCCTCGGCCCGCTTCGGCACCGTCCTCGGGGCCTTCGAGATCCTTGTCTTCCTGGTGTTCGCCGCGTTGCTGATCGGCAGAGCGGGCGGCGCCAACACCCTTTCCGTCTTCGGCACTTCGCATACCGCCGCGGGGCACTCCGGGATCGGCGGGGTGTTCGCGGGATCCGTGTACACCGTGCTGGCCTTCGCCGGATTCGAGGCGGCGGCACCGCTCGCGGAGGAAACGCGCGAGCCCCGGCGGACGATGCATCGCGCGGTACTGGGCGCGGCTCTGGGCATCGGCCTGTTCTACGTCGTCACCACCTACGCGATGACCGTGTACTTCGGACCGGACCGGTTCGCCGCGTTCGGCGTGTCGGGCAGCGCTTCCTGGGAGGGGGTCGCGCGGGCCTCGTTCGGCTTCCTCTGGGTGCTGCTGTTCCTCGCGGTGGTGAACTCCACGATCGCCAACGCCAACGCCAACGCCAACGTGTCGACCCGTACGGCCTTCGCGCTGGCCCGCATCCGGGTCCTGCCCGGGGTGCTCGCCACGCTCCACCCCCGGCACCGCTCCCCCGTGGCGGGCATCGCGGTGCAGACCGTCGTGGCCGTCGCCGCGGTGCTGGGCCTCGGTCTCCGCTACGGTCCCCAGACCGCGTTCCTGCTCCTGGCCACGGTGATCGTCACGGTCGTCATCGGTGTCTACATCGTGGTGAACCTCGCGTGCGCGGGCCACTTCATACGGGTGGGCGGCGGTGCCCTCAAGCCGGTACGGCATCTGCTGTTCCCGGTGCTGGGTGTCGCCGCCTTCGTCCCGGCGCTGCTGACGGCGGCCGGCCTGCCGGTGTTCGACTTCGTGACCAAGCTGACGGCTCCGGTGTCCTACGCGGGACCGATCGTCGGCGTCTGGATGGCGGCGGGCGTGGTCGTGCTGCTGATCCTGACCCGGCGATACCCCGAGCGCATAGCGGAGATCGCGCGTGTGCACATCGAGGAGGACGCCCCGTCCGACCCGCGGCAGGACGGCGCCGTGATCCGCCGACCGGGCCTCTGA
- a CDS encoding ROK family transcriptional regulator, translated as MTAPPHEARPAGAGRVLPDTQQGMRRRNLARVLHAVSAEGPLSRAAVASRIGLTRAAVSTLVDELIRWGLLEELGPERPGRVGRPGSALAVSGRGPAGIGAEIGVDHLAVCAVDLRGTVRARAVRRGANRGRTPESVIAELTTLVGRVVAEAEREELWPAGLAVAVPGLVARDGHTVVRAPNLEWRDTDLGALLPGDWPLTVDNEANFGALAELWLGAGTPREFLHVSAEIGIGAAIVVDGRLLRGTRGFAGELGHVPVRPDGPSCACGGRGCLEQYAGQEALLRAAGLQRREDLVGLLAEHAGRGEEGVRAALRDAGTALGIALTGAVNLLDPETVVLGGALAGLSPWLLPSLEAELTGRTAGPACQVAVSPLGPEGPLLGAAHSVVRAVLDDPASVAKHS; from the coding sequence ATGACCGCACCGCCGCACGAGGCCCGACCCGCGGGGGCCGGCCGGGTCCTGCCGGACACCCAGCAGGGCATGCGCCGGCGCAATCTCGCGCGGGTGCTGCACGCGGTCAGCGCCGAGGGTCCGCTCTCCAGGGCCGCGGTGGCCTCGCGCATCGGTCTGACCAGGGCCGCGGTGTCGACCCTGGTGGACGAGTTGATCCGCTGGGGACTGCTGGAGGAGCTGGGCCCCGAGCGGCCGGGCCGCGTGGGCCGGCCCGGGTCGGCGCTGGCGGTGAGCGGTCGCGGCCCGGCCGGGATCGGCGCCGAGATCGGCGTCGACCACCTCGCGGTGTGCGCGGTCGATCTGCGCGGCACGGTCCGCGCGCGGGCCGTGCGCCGGGGCGCCAACCGCGGCCGGACACCCGAGTCGGTGATCGCGGAGCTGACGACACTGGTCGGCCGGGTGGTCGCCGAGGCCGAACGGGAGGAACTGTGGCCCGCCGGGCTCGCGGTCGCCGTGCCCGGGCTGGTGGCGCGGGACGGTCATACCGTCGTACGCGCCCCCAATCTCGAGTGGCGTGACACGGACCTCGGCGCCCTGCTGCCCGGCGACTGGCCGCTCACCGTGGACAACGAGGCGAACTTCGGTGCGCTGGCCGAACTGTGGCTCGGCGCCGGCACGCCGCGCGAGTTCCTGCATGTGTCGGCCGAGATCGGCATCGGCGCGGCGATCGTCGTGGACGGCCGGCTGCTGCGCGGAACGCGGGGCTTCGCGGGCGAGCTGGGCCATGTGCCCGTACGCCCGGACGGTCCGTCCTGCGCGTGCGGCGGGCGCGGCTGCCTGGAGCAGTACGCGGGCCAGGAGGCACTGCTGCGCGCGGCGGGGCTCCAACGGCGCGAGGACCTCGTCGGCCTGCTCGCGGAGCACGCCGGGAGGGGCGAGGAGGGGGTACGGGCCGCGCTGCGGGACGCGGGCACGGCGCTCGGCATCGCGCTGACCGGGGCGGTGAACCTGCTCGACCCCGAGACGGTGGTCCTGGGCGGTGCGCTGGCGGGGCTCTCGCCCTGGCTGCTGCCCTCGCTGGAGGCGGAGCTGACGGGCCGTACGGCCGGCCCGGCCTGCCAGGTGGCGGTGTCACCGCTCGGCCCCGAGGGCCCGCTGCTGGGCGCGGCGCACTCCGTCGTCCGCGCCGTGCTGGACGATCCGGCATCGGTGGCCAAGCACTCCTGA